The Monomorium pharaonis isolate MP-MQ-018 chromosome 5, ASM1337386v2, whole genome shotgun sequence genome includes a window with the following:
- the LOC105840848 gene encoding uncharacterized protein LOC105840848, producing the protein MPPSKSCYWKFFARTNEGGRCILCHQIVKTKGNTTNLRFYLARAHPKVLLQIKNTTDAETSGVTESSISTKQGKVMSQDETSIDLDIDVDDFELMAKSVSPSTSPSSSVTSNLSRSESSVSLPVAKKRQCTLDVTFRNQKSFYDGGTKAAEFTNYLVFMIAKDNMPFATVEKKGFRTFMKMVSPLYKIPSRKKITNLVEEKYEFLSESLEALNNVRGVAKFRK; encoded by the exons A TGCCACCATCCAAAAGTTGTTACTGGAAATTTTTTGCCCGAACGAACGAAGGCGGCAGATGTATTCTTTGCCACCAGATTGTTAAAACTAAGGGCAATACAACAAATTTGCGTTTTTATCTGGCTCGAGCACATCCTAAAgttttgttacaaataaagAACACTACTGATGCTGAGACATCTGGTGTTACAGAATCCTCAATTTCAACAAAACAAGGAAAAGTTATG tCTCAAGATGAAACTTCGATTGATCTCGATATTGATGTTGATGATTTTGAATTAATGGCAAAATCTGTTTCACCTTCTACTTCTCCGTCTTCATCAGTCACGTCAAATCTTTCACGATCAGAGTCATCAGTATCATTACCAGTTGCCAAAAAGAGGCAATGTACTCTTGATGTTACTTTCCGAAACCAGAAATCATTTTATg ATGGAGGAACAAAAGCTGCTGAATTTACTAATTATCTTGTTTTTATGATCGCGAAAGATAATATGCCATTTGCGACAgtggaaaaaaaaggatttcGAACGTTTATGAAAATGGTTTCGCCGTTGTACAAGATTCCCAGTCGGAAAAAAATCACGAATTTAGTTGAAGAAAAGTACGAGTTTTTATCAG